The sequence below is a genomic window from Chitinophagaceae bacterium.
TGGGCATTCAATACGTATGCATCAGTAAAGTAATCCGGGAAGGAAGAAATTTGTTTTATGAAAAGGAGGGCCGTAAAATACCTGTGAAGCGTATTTACAATCGTGTAATATTCGATGAGTTTGTGAAACGAACCGATCTTCAATGCCAGTTTAATTTAACGGAAGATGTTGATGTCACCTGGACTGTTCATCCCAACTGGTTTTTCAGAATCAGCAAATTTTCAATGCCATTTATTGATAGTCCTTATGTTCCTGAAACACAGTTTCTGCACGAGGTAAAAACTATTCCCACCGATCTGGAAAACTATGTGCTGAAACCACTTTTTTCTTTCTCCGGGCATGGTGTAATGTTTGATGTGAAGAAGGAAGATATTGATGCGGTAAAAGATCCACACAACTATATTCTTCAAAGAAAAGTGCAATATGCACCCATCATTCAATCGCCCACAGGACCTGTAAAAGCAGAAATCCGTTTGTTATACGTCTGGCTGCCCGAAGAAACTGCGCCAAAATTAACTATCAATCTTGTGCGGTTGAGTAAAGGAAAAATGATTGGAGTGGATTACAATAAAGATCTGGATTGGGTGGGTGGAAGTGTGGGGTTTTATGAGCAGTAAATTGGAAATAAACCATCATCCGGCAACAAGAGAATTCTAAGTACCCGAAACTTCTTTCCTCCTTAATTTTATAATTCATATTATTTTTAGCACCCTTAACTACCAGTCTGCATGAAACGTGACGATCTCCTTTTCTCTCTTATCAACAAAGAACTTGAACGCCAGCGCAACGGCATTGAACTGATTGCTTCAGAAAATTTCGTGAGCGCGCAGGTGCTGGAAGCAATGGGCAGTTGCCTGACCAATAAATATGCTGAAGGATATCCGGGCCGCAGATATTACGGAGGTTGTGAAGTGGTGGATGAAGTGGAGCAATTAGCCATCGATCGTATCAAAGAATTGTTTGGAGCAGGTTATGCCAATGTGCAACCACATTCCGGCGCACAGGCGAATACTGCAGTTTTTCTTGCACTGTTACAGCCGGGAGATACGATACTCGGACTGGATCTTTCTCATGGTGGTCATCTCACACATGGATCGCCTGTGAACTTCTCCGGCAAATATTTCCGTGCTACTTTTTATGGTGTAGAAAAGGAAACAGGCCGTATTAACATGGATGAAGTGGAACGGGTAGCAACTAAGGAACAACCTAAGTTGATTATCTGCGGCGCATCAGCTTATTCGAGAGATTATGATTACAAGCGCTTCCGGGAAATTGCAGATAACGTGGGAGCTTTCCTGCTTTGCGATATGGCGCATCCTGCCGGTTTAATTGCTGCTGATTTGCTCAACGATCCGATTCCATATTGTCACTTTGTTACTTCTACTACGCATAAAACGTTGCGTGGCCCGCGCGGCGGAATTATTCTGATGGGTAAGGATTTTGAAAATCCATTCGGAATAAAAACACCGAAGGGCGAAACCAGGATGATGTCGTCACTAATTGACAGTGCTGTTTTTCCGGGTACGCAAGGAGGTCCGCTCGAACATGTGATCGCCTCTAAAGCGGTTGCCTTTGGCGAAGCGCTTTCCGAATCTTTCAGAACCTATATCAGCCAGGTTCAAAAAAATGCGCAGCGTATTGCCCAGGCATTTACAGATCGCGGCTATCAATTGGTTTCCGGAGGAACAGACAATCACCTGATGCTGATTGATCTTCGCAATAAGAATATATCAGGAAAGAAAGCTGAAAACACTTTGGTACGCGCGGAGATTACGCTTAACAAAAACATGGTACCCTTCGATGATAAATCGGCCTTTGTTACATCCGGCATTCGTGTTGGCACGGCAGCTATAACCTCACGCGGCATGAAGGAGGATCATATGCTTCAGATTGTGGATTGGATTGATAATATATTGTCCGATCCGGATAATGAAAGTCTGATCAGCAAAACCCGGCAAGACGTGCATGATTTCATGCAGCAGTTTCCGCTTTATGCCTGAATAACGCAGATTCTTACCCGACCGGTTTTATAAAAACCACCTGAAACACTTTACAGAAAGCGCTTTCAGAAGAACTTGCTATGTAATTATCTCCTCTTTTACTTGCAAATATTCTATTGAATAGGTAACATTTTCCGGAATGCTGCCGTAAGTGCAATTATC
It includes:
- a CDS encoding serine hydroxymethyltransferase; translation: MKRDDLLFSLINKELERQRNGIELIASENFVSAQVLEAMGSCLTNKYAEGYPGRRYYGGCEVVDEVEQLAIDRIKELFGAGYANVQPHSGAQANTAVFLALLQPGDTILGLDLSHGGHLTHGSPVNFSGKYFRATFYGVEKETGRINMDEVERVATKEQPKLIICGASAYSRDYDYKRFREIADNVGAFLLCDMAHPAGLIAADLLNDPIPYCHFVTSTTHKTLRGPRGGIILMGKDFENPFGIKTPKGETRMMSSLIDSAVFPGTQGGPLEHVIASKAVAFGEALSESFRTYISQVQKNAQRIAQAFTDRGYQLVSGGTDNHLMLIDLRNKNISGKKAENTLVRAEITLNKNMVPFDDKSAFVTSGIRVGTAAITSRGMKEDHMLQIVDWIDNILSDPDNESLISKTRQDVHDFMQQFPLYA